Proteins from one Malassezia vespertilionis chromosome 2, complete sequence genomic window:
- the GFA1 gene encoding glutamine--fructose-6-phosphate transaminase (isomerizing) (BUSCO:EOG09260SRF; COG:M; MEROPS:MER0012158; EggNog:ENOG503NUR2) translates to MCGIFAYVNYLVEKDRRQIIDIITTALGRLEYRGYDSAGITVDGDTEQDVMIFKQVGKVQALRNHINEAPIDFARTFVSHTGMAHTRWATHGPPSPLNCHPHRSDDKAEFTVVHNGILTNYRELKMVLEKKGYKFETDTDTEAVAVLVKYFWDSYPENRKPNFHTVVRCAIKELEGAFSFVFKSVHFPDELIAARRGSPLLVGVKTEKKLKVDFVDVQPGNPADIDVGQPNLHSSPQLTQFNDPVIQNNGSIDKLLRSQSRAFLSEDGVPQPIEYFIASDASAVIEHTKRVLYLEDDDIAHIAEGELHIHRLRRNDGLSTTRSIETLEMELAEIMKGQFDHFMQKEIYEQPESVVNTMRGRVNFDTRQVKLGGLSQYLNTIRRCRRIVFIACGTSYNSCVATRAIFEELSEIPVSVELASDFLDRKSPIFRDDVCVFVSQSGETADTILAMRYCLGRGALCVGVVNTVGSTISRETHCGVHINAGPEIGVASTKAYTSQYIALIMMAVQLSEDRVSMTARRSEIIDGLHALPEQLRTILAEDKAFQDLAYNVLFREKSLLIMGRGYQFATCLEGALKIKEVCYMHSEGILAGELKHGPLALIDESMAVILIMTKDSLYPKVQTALSQVCARNGRPIIICNEDDENVAAGARAIRVPQTVDCLQGLLTVVPLQLISYHLATASGVDVDFPRNLAKSVTVE, encoded by the exons ATG TGTGGTATTTTTGCCTACGTAAACTATCTGGTCGAAAAG GACCGACGCCAGATTATTGATATCATCACCACTGCGCTCGGTCGTCTCGAGTATCGTGGCTATGATAGTGCTGGCATCACTGTTGACGGCGACACGGAGCAGGATGTCATGATTTTCAAGCAGGTTGGCAAAGTCCAAGCACTTCGCAACCATATCAACGAAGCACCCATTGACTTTGCTAGAACGTTTGTCTCCCATACTGGTATGGCCCATACGCGCTGGGCTACCCACGGCCCTCCTTCGCCGCTGAACTGCCACCCTCACCGTAGCGACGACAAGGCCGAGTTTACTGTCGTGCACAATGGTATTCTCACCAACTACCGCGAGCTGAAAATGGTTCTTGAAAAGAAAGGTTACAAGTTTGAAACGGACACCGACACCGAGGCAGTTGCTGTCCTGGTCAAGTACTTTTGGGACAGCTACCCCGAGAACCGCAAGCCCAACTTCCACACcgtcgtgcgctgcgccatcAAGGAGCTTGAAGGCGCCTTTTCCTTTGTGTTCAAGTCTGTCCATTTCCCTGACGAGCTtatcgctgcgcgccgcggctctCCACTCCTGGTCGGTGTCAAGACCGAAAAGAAACTCAAGGTCGACTTTGTTGATGTCCAGCCAGGCAACCCCGCCGACATTGACGTCGGCCAGCCGAACCTGCACAGCTCCCCTCAGCTCACCCAGTTCAACGACCCCGTGATTCAGAACAACGGCAGCATCGACAAGCTGCTTCGTTCGCAGTCGCGTGCATTCTTGTCCGAAGACGGCGTGCCCCAACCTATCGAGTACTTTATCGCTTCGGATGCGTCTGCCGTGATTGAGCACACCAAGCGTGTCCTCTACTTGGAGGATGACGACATTGCACACATTGCAGAGGGCGAGTTGCACATCCACCGTCTGCGTCGCAATGATGGCCTCTCTACCACACGCTCTATTGAGACGCTCGAGATGGAGCTGGCCGAAATTATGAAGGGCCAGTTTGACCACTTTATGCAGAAGGAGATTTACGAGCAGCCCGAGTCGGTGGTGAACACGATGCGTGGACGTGTCAACTTTGACACGCGTCAAGTTAAACTCGGTGGCCTTTCTCAATACCTCAATACGAttcgccgctgccgccgtATTGTGTTTATCGCATGTGGTACGAGCTACAATTCTTGTGTTGCAACGCGCGCCATCTTTGAGGAGCTCAGTGAAATTCCTGTCTCGGTAGAACTCGCGTCGGACTTTTTGGACCGCAAGTCGCCCATCTTCCGCGACGATGTGTGTGTGTTTGTGTCGCAGTCTGGTGAGACCGCTGACACGATCTTGGCCATGCGCTACTGTCTTGGCCGCGGTGCGCTTTGTGTCGGTGTCGTCAACACCGTCGGCAGTACCATTTCTCGCGAGACGCACTGTGGTGTGCACATCAACGCCGGTCCGGAGATTGGTGTGGCATCGACCAAGGCGTACACGTCGCAATACATTGCGCTCATCATGATGGCGGTTCAGCTGTCGGAGGATCGCGTCTCGATgactgcgcgccgcagcgagATTATCGACGGCCTACACGCCCTCCCGGAGCAGCTTCGTACCATCCTTGCTGAAGACAAGGCGTTCCAGGACTTGGCGTACAATGTACTCTTTAGGGAAAAGTCGCTGCTTATCATGGGCCGTGGCTACCAATTCGCGACTTGTCTCGAGGGCGCGTTGAAGATCAAGGAAGTCTGCTACATGCACTCGGAAGGTATTCTGGCCGGTGAACTCAAGCACGGACCTCTTGCGTTGATCGACGAATCGATGGCTGTGATCCTCATCATGACCAAGGACTCTCTTTACCCCAAGGTTCAGACAGCCTTGAGCCAGGTCTGTGCGCGCAACGGCCGCCCAATTATTATCTGCAATGAGGACGATGAGAAcgtcgctgctggcgcgcgtgctATTCGTGTGCCGCAAACTGTCGACTGCCTGCAGGGACTGCTAACTGTTGTGCCTCTTCAGCTTATTTCATATCATCTTGCTACCGCGAGTGGCGTTGATGTGGACTTCCCTCGTAACTTGGCGAAGAGCGTCACTGTCGAGTAA
- the RPL28 gene encoding RNA helicase (COG:J; EggNog:ENOG503P1S5), with protein MPTHLSKTRKLRGNVSHGHGRIGKHRKHPGGRGLAGGFHHLRTNFDKYHPGYFGKVGMRHYHLMRNPTHCPIINVDKLWALVPFETRRGLTADATEVPVIDTLAAGYGKVLAKGRLPDLPCIVKARWVSASAEKKIKAAGGVVKLVA; from the coding sequence ATGCCTACTCATCTCAGTAAGACTAGGAAGCTCCGCGGCAACGTCTCTCACGGTCACGGCCGTATCGGTAAGCACCGCAAGCATCCCGGTGGTCGTGGTCTTGCCGGTGGTTTCCACCACCTGCGTACCAACTTTGACAAGTACCACCCTGGCTACTTTGGTAAGGTCGGTATGCGCCACTACCACTTGATGCGCAACCCCACGCACTGCCCCATCATCAACGTCGACAAGCTCTGGGCCCTTGTGCCTTTTGAGACTCGTCGGGGCTTGACTGCGGACGCCACTGAGGTTCCCGTCATTGACACACTTGCTGCTGGTTACGGCAAGGTCCTCGCCAAGGGCCGCCTCCCTGACCTTCCGTGCATTGTTAAGGCTCGCTGGGTCTCTGCGTCTGCCGAGAAGAAAATCAAGGCTGCCGGTGGCGTTGTCAAGCTTGTTGCATAA
- the CHL1 gene encoding RNA helicase (EggNog:ENOG503NWI3; COG:L) codes for MLLQLMAQLFEVIEHGKVGVFESPTGTGKTLSLLCSAFTWLALNRQRAVVGTLRGNAEQADEEPNWVVAHDEEKQREMLEASENEIRAKLRKVREHQSNLRLDPAHRSESENARKKRRVDEEYDSDTAYLIDEYDETSRTIRRTKDNGDAYAFLSAEARAMMEEYESSFAPREDATEPSTTPKIYYASRTHSQLSQLVHELKKTEFGTASEAHDPVRSVSLGSRKQMCINPSVRDLGATYGTEAMNERCMDLMESGKSKLRCSYLPPMDHAGQQKMDAFRDRALAEVHDIEELVRVGKDMHVCPYFGARNSVRQAELVTLPYNMLLQRDARDALQLSLDDSVVIIDEAHNLIDTILATYSAELSQTHIQQATEQVRAYLHRFSLRLKGTNEEHLRTLQVLLSALQAYCTAKIQAFGDTAEIVTETLTTVQFTAALGGTVDLINLVRLEHWLKDTRIARKISGYADKQWVQEHGKDCPRRNKMQAMHLFEGFLLALSNRAVNGKVMVTVSPASTEQDRHVHFKYLLLNPAEAFQPLLDAARSVILAGGTMEPMSEFQTQLFDGVSRDQFQAFSCAHIVPQENILGAIVNTGPKGTRLEFTYDAWKKPALLDDLANALSNYCNIIPHGIIVFLPSYASLNMTMARWKITGALDRIAKRKRVRCIFAHTQIFMEPKHTQEVDGVLHSYAAAITAPSQNGSRGAILFAVVGAKLSEGINFQDDLARCVVMVGLPFPNSKSKELSERMEYLRKTEPSASGTVDKGRELYLNLCMRAVNQSMGTCFDTVSSLQVAPFDTEMIMCVFVCVSDIRPCFCF; via the exons ATGCTA TTACAGCTCATGGCACAGCTGTTCGAGGTCATTGAACACGGCAAAGTCGGGGTGTTTGAGAGCCCCACCGGGACGGGAAAGACGCTAAGTttgctctgcagcgcattcaCATGGCTTGCGCTCAATCGACAGCGAGCCGTGGTTGGTACGCTGCGTGGTAACGCAGAGCAAGCCGACGAAGAACCAAACTGGGTAGTCGCCCACGACGaagaaaagcagcgcgaaaTGCTCGAAGCGAGTGAAAATGAGATTCGTGCTAAGCTGCGGAAAGTGCGAGAGCACCAGTCTAATCTCCGCTTGGATCCTGCGCATCGTAGTGAATCAGAGAACGCACGCAAGAAACGTCGTGTGGACGAAGAGTACGATTCAGATACAGCGTACCTCATCGACGAGTACGACGAGACAAGCCGCACAATACGCCGAACAAAAGATAATGGCGATGCGTATGCGTTTCTTTCTGCAGAGGCACGCGCAATGATGGAAGAGTATGAATCGAGCTTTGCCCCGCGCGAAGACGCTACAGAGCCATCTACCACGCCGAAAATCTACTACGCAAGCCGGACGCATAGCCAGCTATCCCAACTAGTGCATGAACTAAAAAAAACAGAGTTCGGCACTGCATCGGAAGCGCATGATCCTGTGCGCTCGGTGAGCCTCGGCAGCCGGAAACAGATGTGCATCAATCCCTCTGTGCGTGATTTGGGCGCGACGTACGGCACAGAAGCTATGAACGAGCGATGCATGGATCTGATGGAGTCCGGCAAATCCAAACTGCGATGTTCTTACCTTCCACCCATGGACCACGCTGGGCAGCAAAAAATGGATGCATTTCGCGACCGTGCTTTGGCAGAAGTGCATGACATTGAGGAGCTGGTCCGAGTGGGAAAAGACATGCACGTATGCCCTTATTTTGGCGCACGGAACAGCGTTCGGCAGGCGGAGCTGGTCACACTACCGTACAATATGCtactgcagcgcgacgcgcgcgacgcgctgcagctgtCTCTTGACGACAGTGTCGTGATCAttgacgaggcgcacaACCTTATTGATACCATTCTTGCCACGTACTCGGCAGAGCTGTCACAGACACACATTCAGCAAGCCACGGAGCAGGTACGTGCCTACTTGCATCGATTTTCATTGCGGCTTAAAGGAACCAATGAAGAGCACTTGCGAACATTACAAGTGCTGCTCTCCGCTTTGCAAGCATACTGTACTGCCAAGATCCAGGCATTTGGCGACACGGCAGAAATTGTCACGGAAACGCTTACAACAGTACAATTCACCGCGGCTTTAGGCGGCACAGTGGATCTCATCAACCTTGTGCGCCTTGAACACTGGCTCAAAGATacgcgcattgcgcgaaAAATCAGTGGGTATGCCGACAAGCAATGGGTTCAGGAGCATGGGAAGGACTGTCCTCGTCGCAATAAAATGCAGGCTATGCATCTTTTCGAAGGGTTCCTACTTGCGCTCAGTAACCGTGCAGTCAATGGCAAGGTGATGGTTACAGTTTCACCTGCGAGCACTGAGCAGGACAGGCATGTCCACTTCAAGTACCTGCTACTCAACCCTGCAGAAGCGTTCCAGCCGCTcctggatgctgcgcgaagtGTGATCCTTGCTGGCGGTACGATGGAGCCCATGTCCGAATTTCAAACGCAATTGTTTGATGGCGTTTCCCGGGATCAATTTCAGGCCTTTTCCTGTGCACATATTGTGCCACAGGAAAACATTTTAGGGGCAATCGTGAATACGGGGCCCAAAGGGACACGCTTGGAGTTCACCTACGATGCATGGAAAAAGCCCGCATTGTTGGACGACTTGGCCAATGCACTTTCCAATTATTGCAACATTATACCGCATGGCATCATCGTCTTCCTCCCTTCGTATGCCAGCCTGAATAtgaccatggcgcggtggAAAATCACAGGCGCTTTGGATCGTATTGCGAAACGCAAACGTGTACGTTGTATCTTTGCTCACACACAGATCTTTATGGAACCAAAGCACACGCAAGAAGTCGATGGCGTGTTGCACAGCTATGCAGCTGCAATTACAGCTCCAAGCCAAAATGGATCACGCGGCGCTATCCTGTTTGCTGTGGTGGGAGCAAAGCTCTCGGAGGGTATTAATTTCCAAGacgacttggcgcgctgtgtTGTTATGGTCGGTCTCCCTTTTCCAAATTCCAAAAGCAAGGAACTCTCTGAGCGCATGGAGTATCTGCGTAAAACAGAACCCAGTGCTTCCGGTACAGTGGATAAGGGTCGCGAATTGTACTTGAATCTATGCATGCGTGCCGTCAACCAGTCGATGGGTACGTGCTTCGATACTGTAAGCTCACTGCAGGTCGCGCCATTCGACACCGAAATGATCATGTGTGTATTTGTATGTGTATCTGACATTAGGCCGTGTTTTTGCTTTTAG
- a CDS encoding uncharacterized protein (BUSCO:EOG09263CUQ; EggNog:ENOG503NYJB; COG:S): MPNEAEKEVTRGYDEEHAHIREERDMYEEKYNGLLAKLTQMRNTLGERLRDDAEELDRREQQIEKLTAQIDECHVTNSTLQEELVTSHADTDRMSSEIDTLRAHIAENTASVGSEKLNLVESRCRELQQTMDAQRVDLDRWENAYLDERSRKEELESRIVALEKAMRDAESREEQHSYFIEQEKLVARQLQQALEDLQITHEQDAHRAVENMQEELDKTEAELETYKIRLHDTEVQLHGTREAAGKCAALEQEVKEKNIFIGKLRHEAVILNEHLTDALRKIRQDSPESVVDKRLVTNLLLQFLTLPRADSKRFEVLGLIGTVLQWDDEEREKAGLKKSNEGSKGFGFLGLGALRSNTQSTEQASDEPVSNLFVEFLLTEVERGRGGNPSASKDIKQGAKSDQFDLRRLGELERADTPACHSEAEKLDAEIFLIRHGEKDPDGAIGLNPTGEQRAECVTKLFSRGDLKVDYIIVQDYKSNGKRIRPYMTVKGLGKKLNINVDHHCDRDDEDCALDSIKKAVSKGAKRVLVCWEHDALSDIAELLGVDGLKYPSDRFDLVYQVYQGKLEKVFSEDCPKLDK; this comes from the exons ATGCCAAACGAGGCGGAGAAGGAGGTGACAAGGGGATACGACGAAGAGCACGCACATATACGAGAAGAACGCGACATGTACGAGGAAAAATACAACGGTCTGCTTGCCAAACTTACTCAAATGCGCAATACGCTGGGCGAGCGATTACGCGATGACGCT GAAGAGCTAGATCGGCGAGAGCAGCAAATTGAGAAGCTCACGGCTCAAATTGACGAGTGCCATGTCACAAATTCAACGCTGCAGGAAGAGCTTGTGACATCGCATGCCGATACAGATCGTATGTCGTCCGAAATCGACACGCTTCGTGCACACATTGCAGAAAATACTGCTTCGGTTGGATCTGAGAAGCTTAATTTGGTTGAGTCCCGGTGCAGAGAATTGCAGCAGACGatggatgcacagcgcgtggATCTTGACCGCTGGGAGAACGCATACCTCGATGAACGATCGAGAAAAGAAGAGCTCGAGTCCCGCATTGTAGCCCTGGAAAAAGCAATGCGTGATGCAGAGAGCCGAGAAGAGCAGCACAGCTATTTTATTGAACAGGAAAAGCTAGTGGCACGGCAGCTTCAGCAGGCATTAGAGGACTTGCAGATTACGCACGAACAAGATGCGCACCGTGCAGTGGAGAACATGCAGGAAGAGCTGGACAAGACAGAGGCGGAACTAGAGACGTACAAGATCCGCCTACATGATACCGAAGTACAATTGCACGGCACGCGGGAAGCTGCTGGGAAATGTGCTGCCTTGGAGCAAGAGGTGAAAGAGAAAAATATCTTTATTGGCAAGTTACGCCACGAAG CGGTCATTCTTAACGAGCATCTTACCGATGCTCTTCGAAAGATTCGCCAGGATTCGCCTGAATCGGTTGTCGACAA GCGCTTGGTTACCAACCTTTTGCTCCAGTTCCTCACGCTGCCCCGCGCCGATTCGAAGCGCTTCGAGGTGCTGGGTCTTATTGGCACAGTCCTGCAATgggacgacgaggagcgaGAGAAAGCTGGGCTTAAGAAAAGCAACGAAGGCAGCAAAGGGTTCGGATTTCTAGGTCTCGGTGCTTTGCGTTCCAACACTCAATCTACAGAACAAGCGAGCGACGAGCCTGTGTCGAACCTATTTGTAGAATTCCTGCTTACCGaagtcgagcgcggccgTGGCGGAAATCCAAGCGCTTCTAAAGATATAAAGCaaggcgcaaaaagcgaCCAATTCGATCTCCGCCGCCTTGGGGAATTGGAACGTGCGGATACACCAGCCTGTCATAGCGAG GCCGAGAAGTTGGATGCTGAAATTTTT CTGATTCGCCATGGCGAAAAAGATCCAGACGGCGCGATAGGCTTGAACCCCACTGGAGAACAGCGTGCAGAATGTGTTACTAAGTTGTTCTCGCGTGGTGATCTGAAAGTTGACTACATCATTGTCCAAGACTACAAGTCCAACGGAAAGCGTATTCGGCCCTATATGACTGTCAAGGGGCTCGGGAAGAAGCTGAATATCAACGTTGATCACCATTGCGATCGTGATGACGAGGATTGCGCTTTGGATAGCATAAAGAAAGCTGTCAGTAAAGGTGCCAAGCGGGTTCTCGTTTGCTGGgagcacgatgcgctttcAGATATCGCTGAGTTGCTCGGCGTTGACGGTTTGAAATATCCTTCAGACAGGTTTGACCTGGTTTACCAAGTGTACCAAGGAAAACTGGAAAAGGTATTTTCTGAGGATTGTCCTAAACTTGACAAGTAA
- the RPS20 gene encoding 40S ribosomal protein S20 (COG:J; EggNog:ENOG503P3VF) codes for MSYVAKDKEVDAQAAPVKLHKIRITLTSRNVKSLEKMSSDLINRSKDKKLYVKGPVRLPTKVLSHTTRKSPCGEGSKTWDHYEMRIHKRLIDLHSPSEVVKQITSTALEPGVEVEITILSN; via the coding sequence ATGAGCTACGTCGCCAAGGACAAAGAAGTCGATGCCCAGGCCGCCCCTGTGAAGCTGCACAAGATCCGTATCACTCTCACGTCCCGTAACGTGAAGTCTTTGGAGAAGATGAGCAGCGATCTTATCAACCGCTCCAAGGACAAGAAGCTTTACGTCAAGGGCCCTGTCCGTCTTCCTACCAAGGTGCTTTCGCACACAACCCGCAAGTCCCCTTGCGGTGAGGGTTCGAAGACCTGGGACCACTATGAGATGCGCATCCACAAGCGCCTCATTGACTTGCACAGCCCCAGCGAGGTTGTCAAGCAGATCACCTCTACCGCTCTTGAGCCTGGTGTTGAGGTTGAGATCACCATTCTCTCCAACTAA
- a CDS encoding uncharacterized protein (COG:L; EggNog:ENOG503NW70), with protein sequence MSVKRGLPDEASTNGADTPLKRDYHILDTNKADMEACAQELDFEDDTEFFESLDETSWHLLDASEDATAAVPTLSQPECGTGFLNASGKQLARPSDAAMQAAAKRLKLDDTDDGALLVHTPERASILAQAQAATTPQRGVFQSPCEHSKPSISSTPFTRMRPASVLGTSRSRPLSPISPNTVEHFQKPIYLGITPRSYRAGLAAGASSRTKFTPPFKKGAKLEHDAPAPRVPLFNLEPCMLRHSYQQLGLVPKRTAWREAVSQGVPLEACMILQDPQQAAHYLFRTAGATHGPTELLKTLHRLGAHRATEKWVVNHYAVILWKLAGMAAVCPVQAHMYWSYDAVLRQMRYRYEREVHCGQSSVVKQIQEQRCSPGKPMVLCVYHIHPIAHSEEPATTILQLTDGWYRIRAALDAPLTRAVERGKIRVGQKLGITAAKLEAFGEGTPVLDAFHTSDLSISANSCQHMRWDTRLGAHPRSFVSTLGRLIADGGIVGLMDICLDRVYPTGYIQGELDARGQTVFTGSQYGTDEEQERQRAWAVQRQEAQGTLALMAQRVQASLQWLEPRVRPCEPLDAVSIQDVRSLLADVEATANPCARLEEVQREHSGQARLAALLWSARARASALDAPHTDAHTSILDALCAPRRVKAFCIVRFHDAQRTKRTTRRSVQLTVWDPPPFLKEGARLQVSHLIPTQRDAWRARDAAADVFLATTRQTTWHHSA encoded by the exons ATGTCTGTTAAACGAGGCCTACCTGATGAAGCAAGTACGAATGGTGCTGATACCCCTTTGAAGCGTGACTACCACATATTGGATACCAACAAAGCTGATATGGAAGCATGTGCACAAGAGCTGGACTTTGAGGATGATACGGAATTTTTCGAATCCCTCGACGAGACCTCTTGGCACCTCTTGGATGCGAGCGAAGATGCGACAGCTGCAGTGCCCACACTCTCGCAGCCAGAATGCGGCACTGGATTTTTAAATGCAAGCGGAAAGCAACTTGCACGgccaagcgacgcggcgatgcaggcgGCAGCCAAGCGCCTCAAGCTGGACGATACGGACGACGGCGCCCTTTTGGTCCACACGCCAGAGCGCGCCTCTATATtagcgcaagcacaagcagccACCACTCCGCAACGCGGCGTGTTTCAGTCACCTTGTGAGCATTCCAAACCGAGCATATCCTCTACACCTTTTACCCGCATGCGACCCGCGTCTGTGCTGGGCACGAGCCGATCGCGCCCTCTTTCCCCCATTTCGCCCAACACCGTCGAGCATTTTCAAAAGCCTATTTATTTGGGCATTACTCCGCGCTCGTACCGCGCGGGCCtcgctgcaggcgcgtcTTCGCGCACCAAATTTACGCCGCCGTTCAAGAAAGGAGCCAAGCTAGAGCACGATGCCCCGGctccgcgcgtgccgctttTCAACTTGGAGCCCTGCATGTTGCGCCATAGCTACCAGCAGCTTGGCCTTGTGCCGAAACGCACAGCATGGAGAGAGGCCGTGTCGCAGGGCGTGCCTTTGGAGGCATGCATGATCTTGCAGGATCCAcagcaagcggcacacTACCTTTTCCGCACCGCCGGAGCCACACACGGCCCAACGGAGCTGCTGAAAACTTTGCATCGGCTGGGCGCACACCGCGCTACGGAAAAATGGGTCGTCAATCATTATGCGGTGATACTCTGGAAGCTTGCGGGGATGGCCGCCGTGTGTcctgtgcaagcacacaTGTATTGGTCGTACGAcgcagtgctgcgccaAATGCGATACCGCTACGAGCGTGAAGTGCACTGTGGGCAGTCCAGTGTCGTGAAGCAAATCCAGGAACAGCGGTGCAGCCCTGGGAAACCCATGGTTCTTTGTGTATACCACATCCACCCAATTGCACACAGCGAAGAGCCAGCGACCACCATCCTACAGCTCACCGACGGCTGGTACAGAATTCGTGCGGCACTCGATGCTCCGCtcacgcgcgccgtcgagcgcggcaagatcCGTGTAGGCCAAAAACTGGGCATCACAGCGGCCAAGCTGGAGGCATTTGGCGAAGGCACGCCCGTCTTGGATGCGTTCCACACCTCTGACCTCTCCATTTCAGCCAACTCGTGCCAGCACATGCGGTGGGATACGCggcttggcgcgcatccCCGTTCTTTTGTTTCTACACTCGGTCGACTTATTGCCGATGGCGGCATTGTGGGGCTGATGGACATTTGCTTGGACCGCGTCTATCCCACCGGATACATCCAGGGCGAGCTGGATGCGCGCGGTCAAACCGTTTTTACCGGCTCGCAGTACGGCACGGATGAGGAGCAGGAGCGGCAGCGTGCATGGGCGGTACAGCGCCAAGAGGCACAGGGTACGCTTGCCTTgatggcgcagcgcgtgcaggcatCGCTTCAATGGCTtgagccgcgcgtgcgtccGTGCGAGCCATTGGATGCTGTATCGATACAAG ATGTGCGCAGCCTGCTTGCGGACGTGGAAGCGACGGCGAATCCGTGTGCACGCCTCGAAGAAGTACAGCGCGAACACAgcggccaagcgcggcttgcagcgctgctatggtcggcgcgtgcacgAGCATCTGCTTTGGACGCGCCACACACAGACGCACACACATCCAtcctcgatgcgctctgTGCACCGCGGCGTGTGAAGGCGTTTTGTATTGTGCGCTTCCACGACGCACAGCGTACAAagcgcacgacgcgccgcagcgtgcagctAACAGTATGGGATCCGCCTCCGTTCCTAAAAGAAGGTGCGCGTCTACAGGTGTCCCATTTAATTCCTACACAGCGAgatgcatggcgcgcccGCGACGCGGCTGCCGATGTGTTCCTCGCCAccacgcgccaaacgaCCTGGCACCATAGTGCGTag